The Ficedula albicollis isolate OC2 chromosome 5, FicAlb1.5, whole genome shotgun sequence genome includes the window TTTTCCCAGGAAGATTACTGGTCActtgaagaaacaaaaactaaTTCAGACAGACCTCACAGGGAAGTCATGGTTAAGCATATTCTCATTACAAAGTAAATGGTGATTATAATGCTTGAAGTAAAATTTCCGACAAGATCCTCAAAACCATTCAGGACACTTAACTCGTCGGGTATTTGAAAGTACATTATTTTTGAAAGTCTGAATCTTTAAGTAAAAAGGCACTTTTCAGCACCCTATGCTGAAGTAAAGAATATAGACATGAGCAGCATGTAATCAGAGAAGTCTGTCATACTACAGCCAGACCATTCTTAGCAGGTACCTTTTAAAACAGTGTGACCTCATAAGCTTTCAATTATacttacacatttttaaaaggtttgttCAATCCTGAGGCACAGTAAAAGAGCCAGAGACAAAGAAATTAGTCCTCTCATAGTAGGAAACAGTATCAAAGGCCAAAGATTAAATCTAAAAGTTCTCACCTTCAATTTACCTTCTTGGATCCACTGGCAGAGTTGTAATACACTAGCTTCTTGTTTGTCCATGTAGTTCAACACCAAGAATCTTTccctgtgaaagaaaataacgAGCTTTGGTTTAAGAATGCTTGGTCAACGtccttgaaaataatttaaaatcttttcagaaaacagcCTTGATGAAACTGAGGGGTTATGAgcattaaagaaattaaagaaatgtagCTCAGGGCCTTGCCAGTTTGTTGTGACAACTTCCTGCAGTGGGAGCTTGTCCCTAAACATCAGTTTAGGTAATTTTCTTCAAGTATCAAAGAGAGAATAGTAATAAAAATCAAGTAGTAAAGTGGTATCACCAGAATAAGTAAATATCTGTAAAATGTGAGCAAAttcctattaatttttttacctttatttttctttttttcagtggtaTGGAGAATAATTAGTGAACCTGCAACTTGATGGTGAGAATGACAACTTTCAGGGTCCCCACAATTCTGCATATCCTGCTATCCCAGCTTTCCATAGCAAATGATAAATAGAAATGGTAATCAAAAATTATAATTACTTGTAGGAACATACTGACTAAATTCACCACTGCATTCTAGTATGCATGGTGTATTTTACTAAatttatccattttttaaaagagtagACAATAGTAACAGGGACAAGGAAATACGTTAATTAGAGAGATCAACTGATTTACACAGAAATCAAGTCTCCCAAATGTCCCATAATGCAATGACTGAAAAGTCTAAGACTCCCAATCTCTGCTTAGCTCATCTGAATCCTAAGAGGAAATTCAGCAATTCCAAGTCAGAACATACTAAAATGTTTTACCCATACATATCTGTCACATCTACAGTTCCAAAACCTAATAAACCCCCAAATactaaaaaagtaatttcaataAAATCACTGCATCAGCTGCATCCTTATGCCTGAACTACGACATTTTGAGAGAAGGCACTTTGCAAAACATCTGAGAACAGAACAATAGCAACACCTTCCCTTGTACTAAAGAATTGTCAGGGATTACAGGACTAAACAAGCGAACTCAAACAAAATGTAACAACTGACATCATGTTTCTATCCAACAATATCCTTTCCTATTCTTTATGCTGATAAAGACAAATGTAAGGGAAAGGATACCgtcattttcctttttaggCATGGCAACATTCTGTTCCAGTTACAAGTAGCTACTGCAGATTACAGACTACCTTCCAGACACCATATGAACAATCTACCTGGAACCTGGTCACAAGTTCTGGAGGAGAAATGTACCTTGTGATGTTCTTTTCTTTCCgtattttttctgtgtcagCAGGCAGTGGAGGGGGATAAGGCACATCTTTGTTATACTGAGAAATCTGTCCACACAGGATGATATGGCTGTTCTGATTCATCTGTTTGGGACAgcataaagtgaaaaaaataacattccTCAGTCTCAGAAACTagatttttcaaatgcaaaagaTTAATTGCAAAATTTTTACTAGCCACATCTCCTATAAAAGAGTGGGAGAATTGCATGCAGTCCCATTAATCTACAACATTCAAATAGTTAAAATGCAAGGAAATAGTGGGAAAGTAACTGCTATACAGCCTAGTGTGATTTAAAAAGGCACTAAATAGAAGGAATATAGGAAATTGTTACCTTATTGTGGGCCCCCAGGACCAGTACCTGAAGTTGATCACTGAAGTGGGAAGCCTGTTGTGCTGTATTACAGGCTGGACTCCAGTATGAATTAATTGAAAGGTGGGCACGCAGATATTGGAGATTGACTAGAATAAGCCTGACAGCTGGAATAATCACCTGACTTATAACAGCATCACTGATGTCTCCACCAACATTGTCAAAGTACACATCCACACCACCTGGGCAGAGTTCACGTAGTTGTTTTGCCACATCCCCCTTCTTGTAATTGATAGCAGCATCAAACCCCATTTCTTGGACCAAAATGGAGCACTTCTCATCTGTGCCAGCAATCCCCACCACTCTAGAGCAGCCCTCCAGACGGCCAATCTGCAGGcacaaagttaaaaaaagaaaatcaaaaaccccaaacaataaAGACAAAGTAGATCATTCATCTGCATAAAAGTTCCAGTGGAAGGAAGGGGGTCCTAAGGTGTGTTACAGTTATTCCCATTCCACTAAACTCCAGGCAGCAAACACTCCCATCTCATGTGACACAACTGCCTTTGTCTTTCCCTCCTCACAATTACACACGGGGCAGGTACAATCaaaatttgctgtattttcaaacTCACTGACTGCAGAAAACTATGTTTGTTATTAAACATaacttttaaaaggaaaaaaatacatactaTTTAAATGCAATCTTCATAGATTTGCTCATGCATTGTTCCTTCATAGCTTCTCTTTATTAGTAGGTCTAAAGTTTGCTTaatattgattttgtttgtgtgtacatatatatctAGAGAGATATTTGTAGATATGCACATACACACTGCAAACAGgctctgcaaagcagaggaGGATAAAAGGACTGTAAATCTCAAAACACAAAGGATGTCATGGCACACAGCATAAAGGGTTTATCACATTACTATTTtctaatagagaaaaaaaaagaaagtctcCAGTCAATACAACGTGGGAATGGCAGGCTaccatataaatatataataaatatatgtatattatacCATCTATTTTACTTGTGCTAGCAACAAGTAATCACCAccatctgttttctcttctcacTATTTCATGAAACTTGAGTTTCATAGGTAAAGTCCTTCACAGTGAGAGTGTACGCCGAATACATGAATCTGGCCGTTCCCACAGGATTATACCTGCTCGTGTTTACAAAGATTTTATCTGTGTATTTAATAACCAGCATGTTTCAGAAGACAAAACTGCTAACAGAGCATGTTTATATGCCCTAAGCCTGCACCTACCTGGCCGGCCAAAGAGCCGCAGGCGCCGGCCGCTCCGCTCACCACCATGGTCTGATTTGCACCCACGGCCACGTGTCCCTTCTCCCTGattcccagcagggctgtcagcCCCGTGATGCCAGCTGCACCCAGAAAGTAGGAAAGGCGTCCATTCACAAGCTGTGGAACCAGCTATGGAACAGAAACGTAGGTAGGAGGTCATCTGTTTCTAAGGAGAGGTTTTGCTCTTTGATTGACTGAAGGTAGAAAACTAACTCAGAGTATTTACCAGTCAAGGTACAACTGGTAGGGACTATAGAGCTTTCTCTAGCTCTATTCTAACAAGTTTGTACAAAAATGTTATGTCTCTGTGGTTTTAGAAAAAGTTTTCAAACAAAGTAActtacaaaaaattaaattacgGAAGTGTTAAAAAGCAGTTGGGAGATAAGAAGTTTCCAGCAATGGTGAACTATCCCTATGCTAGCATAAAGGATAAAAATGCACCATTTTATCAAATACGCTGTTTGCAGATCAATCCAGCAATGGTGAACTATCCCTATGCTAGCATAAAGGATAAAAATGCACCATTTAATCAAATACGTTGTTTGCAGATCAGTGACAGAGTCCTAAAGGAAGGAGTTTATTGGAAAATATAAGTTCTCAAACTACAGTAATTTTCTGTTAATGCACTGAAATCTCTCCACTTTCAACTTAATATTGAATATCCTTTCTATGTGAATGTAAAGCCTCAAGTAAAAGCTTTAACTAACATaagttagaaaaataaattaaatatatctaAAGCCTTTCACGTCTTACAGTAACACTCTCATGAACAAGAAGTTCCATTAGAATTAAAGTAATTAAGAGAATTATGAAACTGAAGCagcttcagaatttttttttttttttaatacaattaaaataatactgGCCTGTCTGTTAACCGTCAAAATtgttatggaaaaaaaactgaTACAAGTTCTGGCAGCTGTGAGTTGATCTGCCCTTTGAGAACTGATTTATTCAATAAGGTATGCTTCTTTTTCACCAAAAAATAGTGTCATTAGCAGCTATTTAGTGAAAATAAAAGGtctgtgggggaaaaagggTTTAGGAAAAAACCAGTCACAATCTTTTGTGTCAAAACCTTTGAACTTTGCATTCGTATTACCTTTTGTAGCGAGTTTCCATCAAGAATTGCCACTGTCTGCCAGGGCCAAGTGAAGGAGGTTACAAAGTCTCCTTTAGCAAGGTTCTGGTGCTTGCTCTCCTCCACAACCCCAATGCCCCCGCCATCAGCAACTTcagagagctgccagggctgcaagTAATCCGAGCCCGTGTCCTCATTCATTCGGCAGCGCTGAAAGACAAGGCTTTAATGAAAGGCTCCGGGGGAACACAACTTCTTTATCAGTTCAAGCTGAGTGGGGGATGAAGACGTGTTCAGAACTTCAAACATAAAGGACTACTCAAAAAATCTCTCAATAAGTAAAATCTCCCCAAGTATCCATAATCTTTTTTTAGATCTCTCTTTCCCCTTGTTTGCCTAGTACAAAAGGAGGACGGACCATCCTGATCTTATCCAGCTAACACATTCTAGAGACATTGGCTCAAAGGCACCAGCACAACTGAAGGTGACAGGCTCAGGTCTGATGAGAATCCTACAAATGCCATTGCTCAACTGAAGGAATCCTAGAAATGCaggattgaaaaaaaatgcccaCGAGTCATTTAGTCCATGCCCGTGCACTGTAGAGCAGTTTGCAGAGCAAACCATCTCCGACAGAGATCTGTTCAATGAAACACCTTGAAacattatgtattttctttgcagcttcCCCTGTAGCTACAGTTAGTATTTCAGGATTCTTAAACTTTTCCTTAATTCCCAAGCTAAATATACTTTCTTGAAATCtagactggttttttttttctatcaccATCTCCAGAGGGAATAAATGATTGGAATTCTCTTTATAGCAAACTTTTACAGACTATGTCTGTCTGGTTCTTCTTCTACCTTCACTTCCATTTCAACCCACAATTCTCCCACCCATgtgatttctgtaattttgcttgactgagaaaaaaaaaaaaaaaaagataaaaaaaaggCCAAGTTCAGAAAAAGCTGATACAAACAAATCTGTAATGGCATAACAGGGCTCACAGACTCTTTCTGTTCCAATAAAGTCACATTCCTATATATATCCCAAGAATATAAATGccaaat containing:
- the PTGR2 gene encoding prostaglandin reductase 2, whose protein sequence is MIVQRVVLNSRPGKNGVPMAENFRLEQSTIADTVQAGQVRVKTLYLSVDPYMRCRMNEDTGSDYLQPWQLSEVADGGGIGVVEESKHQNLAKGDFVTSFTWPWQTVAILDGNSLQKLVPQLVNGRLSYFLGAAGITGLTALLGIREKGHVAVGANQTMVVSGAAGACGSLAGQIGRLEGCSRVVGIAGTDEKCSILVQEMGFDAAINYKKGDVAKQLRELCPGGVDVYFDNVGGDISDAVISQMNQNSHIILCGQISQYNKDVPYPPPLPADTEKIRKEKNITRERFLVLNYMDKQEASVLQLCQWIQEGKLKVRETVVEGLANIGAAFQSMMNGGNIGKQIVSVSK